In a single window of the Bacillus mycoides genome:
- a CDS encoding IS4 family transposase, which yields MSVSVSDELQLFAQEIQSFLSPNALRDLARDVGFVQRTSKYQAKDLVALCVWVSQNVAMTSLTQLSSRLEASTEVLISPEGLNQRFNKSAVLLLQQLLAELLSKKLAASMPISSPYTSVFKRIRILDSTAFQLPDVFSSVYPGAGGCSHTAGIKIQLEYDLLSGQFLHIHTGPGKQHDRTYGSLCAPTVTANDLCIRDLGYFHLKDLQYIQDKEAYYISRIKSNTRMYQKNPNPDYFQDGRIKKGTEYIQLDMEMLLNSLQPGQTCEIADAYVGMIDKVPARVIVHRLTKQQQQKRLQDQAVREKKKGMKYSSRSKRLSGINVYMTNTPTDIVPMGQVHDWYSLRWQIEILFKTWKSFFQIHHCKKIKPERLECHLYGQLIAILLCSSIMFQMRQLLLMKKKRELSEYKAIYMIKDYFLLLFQTIQKNTQELSKVLLRLFNLLQQNGRKSHRYEKKTVFDILGVVYNSMSDNQAA from the coding sequence ATGTCTGTTTCTGTGTCTGACGAATTACAACTATTTGCTCAAGAGATTCAAAGTTTTTTATCTCCAAATGCCTTACGGGATCTTGCTAGAGATGTTGGTTTTGTACAACGAACCAGTAAGTACCAAGCAAAAGATTTAGTAGCTTTATGTGTATGGGTGAGCCAAAATGTAGCTATGACTTCTTTAACTCAGTTATCTAGCCGTTTAGAAGCATCAACAGAAGTACTCATCAGTCCTGAGGGACTGAATCAACGGTTTAATAAGTCGGCCGTCCTACTCTTACAACAGCTACTAGCCGAACTACTAAGCAAAAAATTGGCCGCATCTATGCCGATTTCTTCTCCATACACTTCTGTTTTCAAGCGTATTCGTATTTTAGATTCAACTGCATTTCAACTCCCGGATGTATTTTCATCGGTTTATCCAGGTGCAGGAGGATGTAGCCATACTGCTGGGATAAAAATTCAACTTGAGTATGATTTGTTAAGCGGACAGTTCCTACATATTCATACAGGTCCAGGTAAACAACATGATCGTACTTACGGCTCTCTGTGTGCCCCAACTGTGACGGCAAATGATTTATGTATCCGAGATTTAGGTTATTTTCATTTAAAAGACCTTCAATATATACAAGATAAAGAGGCCTACTATATCTCTCGTATCAAGTCGAATACACGTATGTATCAAAAAAATCCTAACCCTGATTATTTTCAAGATGGAAGAATTAAGAAAGGTACAGAGTATATACAGTTAGATATGGAGATGTTACTGAACTCTCTTCAACCAGGACAAACATGTGAAATAGCTGATGCTTATGTAGGAATGATTGATAAAGTGCCAGCTCGTGTAATTGTTCATCGATTAACAAAACAACAGCAACAAAAACGATTACAAGATCAAGCTGTAAGAGAAAAAAAGAAAGGAATGAAGTATTCTTCTCGTAGTAAACGACTCAGTGGTATCAATGTATATATGACAAACACCCCTACAGATATTGTCCCGATGGGACAGGTACATGACTGGTATTCTTTGCGTTGGCAAATCGAAATTTTATTTAAAACGTGGAAGTCATTCTTTCAAATTCATCATTGTAAAAAGATAAAACCAGAACGATTGGAGTGCCATTTATATGGTCAGTTGATTGCCATTCTACTCTGTTCTTCTATCATGTTTCAAATGCGCCAATTGCTCCTCATGAAGAAAAAACGAGAGCTTAGTGAGTATAAAGCCATATATATGATTAAAGACTATTTTCTTCTTCTATTCCAAACTATACAAAAAAACACCCAAGAGCTATCAAAGGTGTTACTTCGTCTGTTCAATCTCCTACAGCAAAACGGGCGGAAATCTCATCGATATGAGAAAAAAACGGTCTTTGATATATTAGGTGTCGTTTACAATTCCATGTCTGATAATCAAGCCGCTTAA
- a CDS encoding DUF2187 family protein produces the protein MRISVPTIKIGDYVQFSNRKNPSLKLNGYVVNILTNTIIVDVSETIQNKGYKELDVRHVVKHGRYKKIRSYKKQAS, from the coding sequence ATTAGGATTTCAGTTCCAACAATAAAAATTGGTGACTATGTACAATTTTCAAATCGCAAGAATCCTTCTTTAAAATTAAATGGTTATGTAGTAAATATTTTAACTAACACAATTATCGTAGATGTTTCAGAAACTATCCAAAATAAGGGTTATAAAGAATTAGACGTTCGTCATGTTGTAAAACATGGTCGCTATAAAAAAATTCGTTCTTATAAAAAACAGGCTTCCTAA
- the bglA gene encoding 6-phospho-beta-glucosidase BglA, with protein MKTMPKKFLWGGALAAHQFEGGWNQGNKGPSVVDVLTAGEHGVPRQITDTVEPNTFYPNHEAIDFYHRYKEDIALFGEMGLKCLRTSIGWSRIFPNGDETEPNEEGLQFYDNVFDELLKYGIEPIITLSHFEMPLHLAKEYGGFRNRKVIDFFVKFAEVCFKRYKNKVKYWMTFNEINNQMDVNNPLFLWTNSGVVVKEGENAKEVMYQVGHHELIASALAVAKGKEINSDFQIGAMISYIPIYPYSSNPEDVMLAEESLRLKYFFPDVQIRGYYPKYALKEFEREGYVINFEEGDEETLKNGTVDYLGFSYYMSTTVKNDVEISSAKDIVNGGLAKSVENPYIKSTDWGWAIDPTGLRYALNRLYDRYQIPLFIVENGFGDADILEKDGAIHDQKRIEYLKSHIEALEKAVTYDGVDLIGYTPWGIIDIVSFTTGEMKKRYGMIYVDRDNEGNGSMKRYKKDSFHWYKYVIQTNGEINVR; from the coding sequence ATGAAAACAATGCCAAAGAAATTCTTATGGGGTGGTGCTTTAGCTGCCCACCAATTCGAAGGTGGATGGAATCAAGGGAATAAAGGACCTAGTGTAGTTGATGTACTAACTGCAGGTGAACATGGAGTGCCAAGACAAATAACAGATACAGTTGAACCTAATACGTTTTATCCTAACCATGAAGCAATTGATTTTTATCATAGATATAAAGAAGATATCGCTTTATTTGGTGAAATGGGATTAAAGTGTTTAAGAACTTCTATCGGATGGAGCAGAATCTTTCCAAATGGTGATGAAACAGAGCCTAACGAAGAAGGACTACAATTCTATGATAATGTATTTGATGAATTACTTAAATATGGTATTGAGCCTATCATCACATTATCTCATTTTGAAATGCCATTGCATCTAGCCAAAGAATATGGTGGATTTAGAAACCGAAAAGTAATAGACTTCTTTGTAAAATTTGCTGAAGTTTGTTTTAAACGATATAAAAATAAAGTGAAATACTGGATGACTTTTAATGAAATCAATAACCAAATGGATGTAAATAACCCTCTATTTTTATGGACAAACTCAGGAGTGGTTGTAAAAGAAGGAGAAAATGCTAAAGAAGTAATGTATCAAGTAGGACATCATGAATTAATTGCAAGTGCATTAGCTGTAGCAAAAGGAAAAGAAATTAATTCTGATTTCCAAATTGGGGCAATGATTTCGTATATACCTATTTACCCTTATTCATCAAACCCGGAAGATGTTATGCTAGCCGAAGAATCACTAAGACTAAAATACTTCTTCCCTGATGTTCAAATTCGTGGTTACTATCCTAAATATGCGTTGAAAGAATTTGAAAGGGAAGGGTACGTTATTAATTTCGAAGAAGGTGATGAAGAGACATTAAAAAATGGTACAGTAGATTACCTAGGATTTAGTTATTATATGTCCACGACAGTAAAAAATGATGTGGAAATTAGTAGTGCAAAAGATATTGTAAACGGTGGTTTAGCTAAAAGTGTGGAAAATCCATATATTAAATCTACTGATTGGGGATGGGCAATTGATCCAACTGGATTAAGATATGCATTAAATCGATTGTATGACAGATATCAAATTCCATTATTTATCGTAGAGAATGGATTTGGAGATGCGGATATTCTAGAAAAAGATGGGGCAATCCATGACCAGAAAAGAATAGAATATTTAAAATCACATATTGAAGCATTAGAAAAAGCAGTAACCTACGATGGTGTCGATTTAATTGGTTATACACCTTGGGGAATTATAGATATTGTCTCATTTACTACAGGCGAAATGAAAAAACGCTATGGGATGATTTATGTGGATCGTGATAATGAAGGTAATGGATCCATGAAACGATACAAAAAAGATTCGTTTCATTGGTATAAATATGTAATTCAAACGAATGGTGAAATTAATGTTCGATAA
- a CDS encoding FtsX-like permease family protein, which produces MLFKLSMSGLKSKLQDYIVLLVGLIVSISTFYMFQTLALNKAFLESNSSIRDIVSVFKIGSFLLAFITFFYILYANSFLSSLRQKEFGMYMMLGAKKNKVTLLMFIETIILGAASLVIGITVGVGLAEGIGQLLMKQLGLPISGYQAFYMPSMTVTCIFFFALFVLSASISSIKLARFSVLQLVHADTQTERVAIKGKMTVVVAILGVILLGIGYASLIYMKYANPLIGLGLMAVGLITATVGTYMLFGSLLPVMINKLKSNKKRSEKGLNAFTFAQLNFRINGLTNVLATVAILVALGAGGIACGMAFKNNILKMTDQMRIYDSVIHNPTAEEKKILGGILFQEKLEYHYKVDDRYVYYLKEDLEKNRPFLQGMKTEKVSEGLPIGAFSIKWVKGETDTKQWIQAFRTIQPNYLYPDYEMKIVDQNIYDGLKGKESTVFMGKTDDFGSYIKEWKKLDELQISKYKNVKAEELDSKYQAYIVSHDFASGLMFMGFFVGVAFLAMMASCLMFKILSGASKDSTRYQMLRKIGVRRELLAQSIYKELFFVFLVPAIVGIVHVLVGMNMFRVLLPDPYNRIWVPIIIFVVIYSIYYFITVQLYKRIVLPKEN; this is translated from the coding sequence ATGTTATTTAAGCTTTCCATGTCAGGCCTAAAAAGTAAGTTGCAAGATTACATTGTCTTACTTGTTGGTCTTATTGTCTCTATTTCAACTTTTTATATGTTTCAAACATTAGCACTCAATAAGGCGTTCCTTGAATCTAACTCTTCTATTAGGGATATTGTGTCTGTATTTAAAATTGGGTCCTTTTTGTTAGCGTTTATCACATTTTTTTATATTTTATATGCAAACTCTTTCTTATCATCTCTTCGCCAAAAAGAATTTGGTATGTATATGATGTTAGGAGCAAAAAAGAATAAAGTTACCTTACTTATGTTTATCGAAACAATTATATTAGGTGCCGCATCTCTTGTGATTGGAATTACAGTTGGTGTAGGGCTCGCAGAAGGTATCGGTCAGTTACTAATGAAACAATTAGGACTTCCTATTAGTGGTTATCAAGCATTTTACATGCCATCTATGACGGTTACTTGCATCTTTTTCTTTGCATTATTTGTACTATCAGCAAGTATAAGTAGTATTAAGCTAGCGCGTTTTTCTGTATTACAACTTGTACATGCAGATACACAAACAGAACGTGTCGCCATAAAAGGAAAAATGACAGTTGTAGTTGCAATCCTTGGTGTGATTTTATTGGGTATTGGTTATGCATCACTAATCTATATGAAATATGCAAACCCGCTAATTGGTCTGGGATTAATGGCCGTTGGATTAATCACAGCAACCGTTGGTACTTACATGTTATTTGGATCACTTCTCCCAGTTATGATTAACAAGTTAAAGAGTAATAAAAAACGTAGTGAAAAAGGCCTCAATGCTTTTACTTTTGCACAATTAAATTTCCGCATTAATGGCCTAACAAATGTGCTTGCAACAGTAGCAATCTTAGTAGCTCTTGGTGCTGGTGGAATTGCTTGTGGTATGGCATTTAAAAACAACATCCTAAAAATGACAGATCAAATGCGAATTTACGATTCAGTCATTCATAATCCAACAGCGGAAGAAAAGAAAATTTTGGGTGGTATCTTATTTCAAGAAAAACTTGAATATCATTACAAAGTTGATGATAGGTATGTTTATTATCTTAAAGAAGATTTAGAAAAAAATCGCCCTTTCTTGCAAGGTATGAAAACAGAAAAAGTTTCAGAGGGATTACCCATTGGTGCATTTTCAATAAAATGGGTTAAAGGAGAGACCGACACAAAACAATGGATCCAGGCTTTCAGAACGATCCAGCCAAATTATTTATATCCTGATTATGAAATGAAAATTGTAGATCAAAACATATACGATGGGTTGAAGGGTAAAGAAAGTACTGTGTTTATGGGGAAAACAGATGATTTTGGATCATACATAAAAGAATGGAAAAAACTTGATGAATTACAGATATCAAAATATAAAAATGTGAAAGCGGAAGAATTGGATAGTAAGTATCAAGCGTATATTGTGAGTCATGATTTTGCCAGCGGACTAATGTTTATGGGTTTTTTCGTTGGAGTTGCATTTTTAGCAATGATGGCAAGCTGCTTAATGTTTAAAATTCTATCCGGTGCATCCAAAGATAGTACACGTTATCAAATGCTTCGTAAAATCGGTGTTCGCCGAGAGTTATTAGCACAATCAATTTATAAGGAGTTATTCTTTGTATTCTTAGTCCCAGCAATTGTGGGTATTGTTCACGTATTAGTTGGTATGAACATGTTCAGAGTTCTTTTGCCTGATCCGTACAATCGTATTTGGGTACCAATTATTATTTTCGTAGTGATTTACTCGATTTACTATTTTATTACAGTTCAATTGTATAAAAGAATTGTACTTCCGAAAGAAAATTAA
- a CDS encoding ABC transporter ATP-binding protein — MTKPVVDVKNVQKVYGKKGENHSHALKGVSFSIQEGEFVGIMGPSGSGKTTLLNVISTLDKATGGVVEIAGIDITKMKQGELSDFRSQMLGFIFQDLNLLENLSIYENIALPLSLQGVSSRNIGSKVEKVADMLGISAILQKYPSEVSGGQKQRSAAARALVHEPAIILGDEPTGALDSKNATSLLDAMTNLNKEQGVSIMMVTHDPYSASYCQRILFIQDGELYKEIYCGGTREEFYKEILDVLANLGTQKA; from the coding sequence ATGACAAAACCAGTTGTAGATGTGAAAAACGTCCAAAAAGTGTACGGTAAAAAAGGTGAGAATCACTCACACGCGTTAAAAGGTGTTTCATTCTCAATTCAAGAGGGTGAGTTTGTCGGAATTATGGGACCTTCTGGTTCTGGTAAAACGACATTATTAAATGTAATTTCAACGTTAGATAAAGCAACGGGCGGCGTTGTTGAAATTGCAGGAATAGATATTACGAAAATGAAACAAGGTGAGCTTTCCGATTTCCGTTCACAAATGTTAGGATTCATTTTCCAAGACCTTAACTTATTGGAGAATTTATCTATTTACGAAAACATCGCTCTTCCACTTTCCCTTCAAGGTGTTTCATCACGAAATATCGGATCAAAAGTAGAAAAGGTAGCTGATATGTTAGGCATTTCAGCAATACTTCAAAAGTATCCATCTGAAGTATCTGGTGGACAGAAGCAACGTTCAGCAGCAGCACGTGCGTTAGTTCATGAACCAGCAATTATTTTAGGGGACGAGCCAACTGGAGCTCTTGATTCTAAAAATGCAACGAGTTTACTGGATGCGATGACAAACTTAAATAAAGAGCAAGGGGTATCTATTATGATGGTTACTCATGATCCATATAGTGCAAGTTACTGTCAGCGTATTTTATTCATTCAAGATGGTGAGCTATATAAAGAAATTTATTGCGGTGGTACACGTGAAGAGTTCTATAAAGAAATTTTAGACGTGCTTGCAAACTTAGGTACACAAAAAGCGTAA
- a CDS encoding HAMP domain-containing sensor histidine kinase: MRMFKLRNKLVAKLLIAVAISFFVSLGAIFLFSKLLYHLSVKNYLPEVTLVTGYIYTLILFSIIIFIFIAVFLLMVRKKLLYLKLITESVHHIANGKLGLTIRIESRDELTQLAQNINYMSKELENTFEQERRLERTKNELITNVSHDLRTPLTSIIGYVDLLKRGQYDSKTQLQEYLETTYLKSQRLKYLIDELFEYTRLSDLDAKLNLNEVDLSGLLEQIVGEYIPIFEKEGLIVQKSITEETIPIFMDVEKMVSVYENLFMNAIKYSMKPSELSISLELIGNKAILKVSNKVEKPPVSDPNKLFERFFRGDKARKDDQGNGLGLAISKRIVELHHGNIHAEYKDGWMSFIVEHPII, encoded by the coding sequence ATGAGGATGTTTAAACTTAGAAATAAGTTAGTTGCAAAACTTCTTATTGCGGTAGCAATTAGTTTTTTTGTTTCACTTGGTGCGATATTTCTCTTCAGTAAATTGCTTTATCATCTATCCGTAAAAAATTATCTGCCCGAAGTTACTCTAGTTACAGGTTATATTTATACGCTAATTTTGTTTTCAATCATAATCTTTATCTTTATTGCAGTATTTTTGTTAATGGTGCGGAAAAAATTATTATATTTGAAACTTATTACCGAGAGCGTTCACCATATTGCTAATGGAAAACTTGGTTTAACAATCAGAATAGAAAGTAGGGACGAATTGACCCAACTTGCTCAAAATATTAATTATATGTCCAAGGAATTGGAGAATACATTTGAACAGGAAAGACGATTAGAACGTACAAAAAATGAACTCATTACCAACGTATCTCATGACTTACGCACACCGTTGACATCTATTATCGGATATGTAGATTTATTAAAAAGAGGGCAATACGACAGTAAAACACAATTACAGGAATACCTCGAAACCACTTATTTAAAATCACAGAGACTGAAATATCTAATTGATGAACTGTTTGAATATACCCGTTTATCAGACCTCGATGCTAAGTTAAACCTTAATGAAGTTGATTTATCAGGTTTGTTGGAGCAAATAGTTGGAGAATACATACCTATATTTGAAAAGGAAGGTTTAATCGTTCAAAAATCAATAACGGAAGAAACAATACCTATTTTCATGGATGTAGAAAAAATGGTAAGTGTTTATGAAAACCTGTTTATGAATGCGATAAAGTACAGCATGAAACCATCCGAATTATCAATAAGTCTTGAACTAATAGGTAACAAAGCAATTTTAAAAGTATCAAATAAAGTCGAGAAGCCACCTGTTAGCGATCCAAATAAATTGTTTGAAAGGTTTTTCAGGGGAGATAAGGCAAGAAAAGATGACCAGGGAAATGGTCTAGGACTTGCTATCTCAAAAAGAATTGTTGAACTTCATCATGGTAATATACATGCAGAGTATAAAGACGGCTGGATGTCCTTTATTGTTGAACATCCGATCATATAG
- a CDS encoding response regulator transcription factor, translating into MEAKILIVDDDKEIRNLISIYLENEGLQTQKVEDAIEALKQLEEKEFDLIILDIMMPNMDGIKACMKIREERTIPIIMLSAKSEDMDKIQGLTSGADDYLSKPFNPLELIARVKSQLRRYTKYNTETNKNKNIIEIGNLTLNTDARQVWVRGKETRLTPKEFDILELLARNKGMVLSIEKIYEAVWKENFYKSDNNVMVHITRIRDKIEEDSKHPIYIKTVWGVGYKI; encoded by the coding sequence ATGGAAGCTAAAATTCTTATTGTTGATGATGATAAAGAAATCAGAAATCTTATTTCTATTTATTTGGAAAATGAAGGTTTGCAAACTCAAAAGGTTGAAGATGCTATTGAGGCCTTAAAACAGTTGGAAGAAAAAGAGTTTGATCTCATTATTTTGGATATTATGATGCCTAACATGGATGGAATTAAAGCATGTATGAAGATTAGGGAAGAACGAACTATTCCCATTATCATGCTTTCTGCAAAATCCGAAGATATGGATAAAATTCAGGGGCTTACTTCTGGTGCCGATGATTATTTGTCAAAACCGTTTAACCCATTAGAATTAATTGCTAGAGTAAAATCTCAATTAAGAAGATATACAAAATATAATACTGAAACGAACAAGAATAAAAATATTATTGAAATTGGTAATTTGACCTTGAATACAGATGCACGTCAAGTATGGGTAAGGGGAAAGGAAACCAGGCTTACTCCTAAAGAATTCGATATACTTGAACTTCTTGCTCGTAACAAAGGGATGGTCTTAAGCATTGAAAAAATATATGAAGCTGTTTGGAAGGAGAATTTTTACAAATCGGATAATAATGTAATGGTACACATTACAAGAATTAGAGATAAAATAGAAGAAGATTCCAAACATCCCATCTACATTAAAACAGTATGGGGAGTAGGATATAAAATATGA
- a CDS encoding class I SAM-dependent methyltransferase: protein MKHLSFLSQCITNPRNVGAVLPSSKFLAEKMMENINFENAKYIIEYGPGTGVFTEKLLKKRNSNTTLMLVENNREFYLMLKEKFKKEKNLFIVWGSAENIDEYLKNFSIPYADYIVSGLPFASLPQNVSDEILLTTTKILKKDGVFITFQYTKFKKKFLNQFFDTIDEKWEPRNVPPAFVFSCSTPKNKGEKYGS, encoded by the coding sequence ATGAAGCATTTGTCTTTTTTATCTCAATGTATAACTAATCCAAGAAACGTTGGTGCAGTACTTCCAAGTTCAAAGTTTCTCGCAGAAAAAATGATGGAAAACATTAATTTTGAGAACGCTAAATATATTATTGAATATGGGCCAGGTACGGGTGTATTCACTGAGAAATTACTTAAAAAACGAAATTCGAATACCACTCTTATGCTAGTGGAAAATAATAGAGAGTTTTATTTAATGTTGAAAGAAAAATTTAAAAAAGAGAAAAATTTATTCATTGTATGGGGGTCTGCGGAAAATATCGACGAGTATCTAAAAAACTTCTCTATTCCTTATGCAGACTATATTGTTTCTGGTCTTCCTTTTGCTAGTTTGCCCCAAAATGTTTCAGATGAAATTTTATTAACTACCACAAAAATTTTAAAGAAAGATGGGGTATTTATTACTTTTCAATATACAAAATTTAAAAAGAAGTTCCTTAATCAGTTTTTTGATACAATAGATGAGAAATGGGAGCCTAGAAACGTACCACCTGCTTTTGTTTTTAGCTGTTCAACACCAAAAAATAAGGGAGAAAAATATGGAAGCTAA
- a CDS encoding ABC transporter permease produces the protein MALSSIFAHKMRSILTMLGIIISISAIITIISMGDGTNAKFKKELGQGKDTEVTIYYNNPDYGTDSAKITTDMLKRLQTVPGVKDVDPDVSMKVKASSGSKDVSLNLKGGTVAFMTDAKIKLVHGRELNDSELKQAISAVILNEETFNKLFNGWEPNLYTDIKGKPYKVVGVYEAKNDSGMAMSAGYTSLENAPVISGVTEYDSVKLTLTSPTERKSVEKQAVSILNEMKAPKFEHKFKAQDMGEFTKQLDESIGMMKMVFGGIAAISLLVGGIGVMNIMLVSVTERTREIGIRKALGATRGKVLTQFLIESCILTGLGGFIGFMLGIFFAWIVSIFAGWPLVVSTELGLLAVGISMLIGIAFGLLPANKAAKLDPIECLRYE, from the coding sequence ATGGCCCTTTCCTCTATCTTTGCTCATAAAATGCGTTCTATCTTAACGATGCTAGGAATTATTATCAGTATTAGCGCCATCATTACCATCATTTCAATGGGTGATGGTACAAACGCAAAGTTTAAAAAAGAATTAGGGCAAGGAAAAGATACGGAAGTAACCATTTACTATAACAACCCCGATTATGGAACAGATAGTGCCAAAATCACAACTGATATGCTCAAACGTCTTCAAACTGTGCCAGGCGTTAAAGATGTTGATCCAGATGTGAGTATGAAAGTAAAAGCATCTTCTGGTTCAAAAGATGTCTCTCTTAATCTAAAAGGTGGAACAGTCGCCTTTATGACAGATGCGAAAATAAAATTAGTTCACGGTCGGGAATTAAACGATAGTGAACTAAAACAAGCAATCTCTGCAGTTATTTTAAATGAAGAAACTTTCAACAAATTATTTAATGGTTGGGAACCAAATCTATATACAGACATAAAAGGAAAACCGTATAAAGTAGTCGGTGTTTATGAAGCAAAAAATGATTCCGGAATGGCTATGTCAGCAGGTTATACATCACTTGAAAATGCTCCTGTCATTTCAGGAGTAACTGAGTATGACTCTGTAAAATTAACACTAACTTCACCAACAGAACGTAAAAGTGTAGAAAAACAAGCTGTTTCTATTTTGAACGAGATGAAAGCTCCTAAATTTGAGCATAAATTTAAAGCTCAAGATATGGGTGAATTTACGAAGCAATTAGACGAATCAATCGGTATGATGAAAATGGTATTCGGTGGTATCGCTGCTATCTCCTTACTTGTTGGTGGTATCGGTGTAATGAATATTATGCTTGTATCCGTAACAGAACGTACACGTGAGATCGGTATTCGTAAAGCACTTGGTGCAACACGCGGTAAAGTATTAACACAATTCTTAATTGAATCTTGTATTTTGACTGGACTAGGTGGTTTCATCGGATTCATGCTCGGTATTTTCTTCGCTTGGATCGTCTCAATCTTTGCCGGATGGCCTCTCGTTGTCTCAACAGAACTTGGACTTCTTGCAGTAGGCATTTCAATGCTAATCGGTATTGCATTTGGTTTACTACCAGCTAACAAAGCTGCAAAACTTGATCCAATTGAATGTTTACGATATGAGTAA
- a CDS encoding ABC transporter ATP-binding protein, with protein MINLKGITKSFQNGAEAVQILHGIDVTLNQGEFTSIMGPSGSGKSTLMNIIGCLDKPTTGTYELAGQNISNMSETELAHVRNKEIGFVFQNFMLLPRLTALQNIELPLIYAGVDKKERRERSLAALTKVSLADRATHLPNELSGGQKQRVAVARAIVNNPKFILADEPTGALDTKTSTQIMDLFYKLNKQGSTIIMITHDREIGEAAARQIVIRDGNIVQDWRG; from the coding sequence ATGATTAATTTAAAAGGCATCACGAAATCCTTCCAAAATGGTGCAGAAGCCGTTCAAATATTACACGGAATTGACGTAACTCTGAACCAAGGAGAATTCACTTCTATTATGGGACCGTCTGGTTCTGGTAAATCAACATTAATGAACATTATCGGTTGCTTAGATAAACCAACGACAGGTACGTACGAACTAGCTGGTCAAAATATTTCAAACATGTCTGAAACAGAACTTGCACATGTTCGTAATAAAGAAATCGGATTCGTATTCCAAAACTTCATGTTACTACCAAGACTTACAGCACTACAAAATATTGAATTACCTCTTATTTACGCTGGAGTCGATAAAAAAGAAAGACGTGAGCGCTCATTAGCTGCTTTAACAAAAGTAAGTTTAGCTGATCGTGCTACTCACCTGCCAAATGAATTATCAGGTGGACAAAAACAGCGTGTTGCGGTTGCTCGTGCAATCGTAAATAACCCGAAATTTATTTTAGCCGATGAACCGACAGGTGCACTTGATACGAAAACAAGTACACAAATTATGGACCTCTTTTATAAATTAAACAAGCAAGGCTCAACAATCATTATGATTACCCACGATCGTGAAATCGGTGAAGCGGCTGCCCGCCAAATTGTAATTCGTGACGGAAATATCGTCCAAGATTGGAGAGGTTAA